The Agromyces atrinae genome window below encodes:
- the rsmH gene encoding 16S rRNA (cytosine(1402)-N(4))-methyltransferase RsmH — protein sequence MNDIERIHTPVMLERCIDLLAPALEAPGSVFVDATLGMGGHSRALLERFPNTTLVGLDRDTDALAIAEERLAPFADRVHLVHTVYDGFADALDDLDIPEVHGVLFDLGVSSLQLDRAERGFAYSKDAPLDMRMDVTSGITAGEVIATYDEADLRRIFLDYGEEKLAARYARAIVRARAEKPIERSAELVSIIHDATPVAVQRNGHPAKRVFQALRIEVNEELEVLESAIPTALDTIAVGGRIVVLAYQSLEDRIVKRDLQRVSSSTAPVGLPIELPEHRPEFRLLVRGAELATDAEAERNPRAKPVRLRAAERLRRAS from the coding sequence ATGAACGACATCGAACGCATCCACACCCCCGTCATGCTCGAGCGCTGCATCGACCTCCTCGCCCCCGCCCTCGAGGCACCGGGCTCCGTCTTCGTCGACGCCACCCTCGGCATGGGCGGTCACAGCCGGGCGCTCCTCGAGCGGTTCCCGAATACGACGCTCGTCGGCCTCGACCGCGACACCGACGCGCTCGCGATCGCCGAAGAACGACTCGCTCCCTTCGCCGATCGCGTGCACCTCGTGCACACCGTGTACGACGGCTTCGCAGACGCCCTCGACGACCTCGACATCCCCGAGGTCCACGGGGTGCTCTTCGACCTCGGTGTCTCCTCGCTCCAGCTCGACCGCGCCGAGCGAGGGTTCGCCTACTCCAAGGACGCACCGCTCGACATGCGCATGGACGTCACGAGCGGCATCACGGCCGGCGAGGTCATCGCGACGTACGACGAGGCAGACCTCCGGCGCATCTTCCTCGACTACGGAGAAGAGAAGCTCGCCGCCCGGTACGCCCGGGCGATCGTGCGGGCACGGGCCGAGAAGCCCATCGAGCGCTCCGCCGAACTCGTGTCGATCATCCACGACGCCACACCAGTGGCCGTCCAGCGCAACGGCCACCCCGCGAAGCGCGTCTTCCAGGCCCTCCGCATCGAGGTCAACGAAGAGCTCGAGGTGCTCGAGTCGGCCATCCCGACGGCACTCGACACGATCGCGGTCGGCGGCCGGATCGTCGTTCTCGCCTACCAGTCGCTTGAGGACCGCATCGTCAAGCGCGACCTGCAGCGCGTGTCGTCCTCGACCGCTCCCGTCGGCCTGCCCATCGAGCTCCCCGAGCACCGACCCGAGTTCCGGCTCCTCGTCCGTGGGGCCGAACTGGCGACGGATGCCGAGGCCGAGCGCAACCCGCGAGCCAAGCCCGTGCGCCTGCGCGCAGCCGAACGACTGAGGAGGGCGTCATGA
- a CDS encoding peptidoglycan D,D-transpeptidase FtsI family protein, translated as MNTSRARSRRIFIAAVLLIALVGVFVVRLVDIQVVRAAELNRDAEGKRSIERVIYGTRGDIVDANGTVLSGSVMRYDVTVSPKNARGFERTADDGTKTTVTREQAAAELGAVLGMTGESIIAIIDSALADNPKSDFAYISKQVDIETYRAVEELGIPWQSRERHPSRVYPNGAVAGNLVGFVGDEGDPLAGLELSEDSCLASDDGLESYVSSGADFVALPDSTVTLEQAKDGGQLGLTIDADLQWFTQQVALAQVEATGAQWATVVVQNAKTGELLAVADVPTVDPNNIAATDAEDRGSRSFTTPYEPGSTYKALTAAAVVDAGKATATSPGVIAPYRYLPPNGANINDSSYHEDERMTLTGVLIDSSNTGMSMFGEMISDEQRTDYMKAFGIGRSTEVGFLGEEPGILHDPGTDAWDNQTKYTTMFGQGVATTAVQIASAYQTIANGGVRMPVSLVSGCTAADGTVTEKPSTEGTRVISEDAATQTSQMLERVYLEGWLSEAWNIPGYRVAAKTGTAQVPDGSGGYQSGYLVSVAGFAPADDPQYVVSVSIMDPVKMNSSAASAPVFQKVMSYALKKFRTIPSGAPAPELPSRW; from the coding sequence GTGAACACGAGCAGAGCGCGATCGAGGCGCATCTTCATCGCCGCCGTACTCCTGATCGCACTCGTGGGCGTCTTCGTCGTCCGACTCGTCGACATCCAGGTCGTCCGCGCCGCCGAACTCAACCGCGATGCCGAGGGCAAGCGATCGATCGAGCGGGTCATCTACGGCACGCGCGGCGACATCGTCGACGCGAACGGCACCGTGCTCTCGGGAAGCGTGATGCGCTACGACGTCACGGTCTCCCCGAAGAACGCCCGGGGTTTCGAGCGCACAGCTGACGACGGCACGAAGACGACCGTGACGCGCGAGCAGGCCGCCGCCGAACTCGGCGCGGTGCTCGGCATGACGGGGGAGTCGATCATCGCGATCATCGACTCAGCCCTCGCCGACAACCCGAAGTCCGACTTCGCCTACATCTCCAAGCAGGTCGACATCGAGACCTACCGCGCCGTCGAAGAGCTCGGCATCCCATGGCAGAGTCGCGAGCGTCATCCCAGCCGGGTCTACCCGAACGGCGCCGTCGCCGGAAACCTCGTCGGATTCGTCGGCGATGAGGGCGACCCGCTCGCCGGTCTCGAACTCTCGGAGGACTCGTGCCTCGCGAGCGACGACGGCCTCGAGTCGTACGTCTCGAGCGGCGCCGACTTCGTCGCCCTGCCCGACAGCACGGTCACGCTCGAGCAGGCGAAGGACGGCGGTCAGCTCGGACTCACGATCGACGCCGACCTCCAGTGGTTCACGCAGCAGGTCGCGCTCGCCCAGGTCGAGGCGACGGGTGCGCAGTGGGCGACGGTCGTCGTGCAGAACGCGAAGACGGGCGAGCTCCTCGCCGTCGCCGACGTGCCGACGGTCGACCCCAACAACATCGCGGCGACCGACGCCGAGGATCGCGGTTCGCGCTCCTTCACGACGCCGTACGAGCCGGGCTCGACGTACAAGGCCCTCACCGCAGCGGCCGTCGTCGACGCCGGCAAGGCGACGGCGACGAGTCCCGGGGTCATCGCGCCCTACCGCTACCTGCCGCCGAACGGCGCCAACATCAACGACAGCTCGTACCACGAGGACGAGCGGATGACGCTCACGGGCGTGCTCATCGACTCGTCGAACACGGGCATGTCGATGTTCGGCGAGATGATCTCCGACGAGCAGCGCACCGACTACATGAAGGCCTTCGGCATCGGTCGGTCCACCGAGGTCGGCTTCCTCGGCGAGGAGCCCGGCATCCTGCACGACCCCGGAACGGACGCGTGGGACAACCAGACGAAGTACACGACGATGTTCGGCCAGGGCGTCGCGACGACCGCTGTGCAGATCGCGAGCGCGTACCAGACGATCGCCAACGGCGGCGTGCGCATGCCGGTCTCGCTCGTCTCGGGCTGCACGGCGGCCGACGGCACCGTGACCGAGAAGCCGTCGACCGAGGGCACGCGGGTGATCTCGGAGGACGCGGCGACCCAGACGTCGCAGATGCTCGAGCGCGTCTACCTCGAGGGTTGGTTGAGCGAGGCCTGGAACATCCCGGGCTACCGCGTCGCGGCCAAGACGGGTACCGCGCAGGTGCCCGACGGCAGCGGCGGCTACCAGAGCGGATACCTCGTCTCGGTGGCCGGCTTCGCTCCCGCGGACGACCCCCAGTACGTCGTTTCGGTGAGCATCATGGATCCGGTTAAGATGAATTCGTCCGCCGCGTCGGCACCCGTGTTCCAGAAGGTCATGAGCTACGCGTTGAAAAAGTTCCGGACGATTCCTTCCGGCGCCCCTGCGCCCGAACTGCCATCACGATGGTAA
- a CDS encoding Mur ligase family protein yields MTGSAPTALRPQHPSPRALTGLVEQFQLDAQGELAGVEITGASLSSSNVQPGDLYVGVPGRNAHGASFAAQAAERGAVAVLTDEAGASLAADSGLPIVVTPDARAALGEVAAWIHRTGVHASDDDEQATLFAVTGTNGKTSVVYLLYGILRQLGIGAGLTSTAERRIGDEAVTSSLTTPEASELHALLARMREVGVRAVGVEVSAQALSRHRVDGLVFDVAGFTNLSHDHLDDYASMDEYYRAKLELFQPDRAHRAVVTVDSDWGSRLVADSRVPVTTLSTEPGIRADWTLVIDEESATSTSFTLSGPDGRSIATSVPLLGRYMAANAGLAIVMLVESGVDLDVISHALARDGGIDAYIPGRAERISGDRGPLVFIDYGHSPDAFLQTLDAIRRVTPGRLVMVFGADGDRDTTKRDDMGAIAARGADVVVITDFHPRFEDPALIRRSLIEGAQRAVPDREIIEIADPREAFRAALALAHEGDAVLYAGPGHEDYHEVAGVKIPYSARDDARQALREAGWLE; encoded by the coding sequence GTGACCGGATCGGCGCCCACGGCACTCCGTCCCCAGCATCCGAGTCCGCGAGCGCTCACCGGCCTCGTCGAGCAGTTCCAGCTCGACGCGCAGGGTGAGCTCGCGGGAGTCGAGATCACCGGGGCATCCCTCAGTTCGTCGAACGTGCAGCCCGGCGATCTCTACGTCGGCGTACCGGGCCGGAACGCCCACGGTGCGAGCTTCGCCGCGCAGGCCGCCGAGCGCGGCGCCGTCGCCGTGCTGACCGACGAAGCCGGAGCGTCCCTCGCGGCCGACTCCGGGCTTCCGATCGTCGTCACACCCGACGCGCGCGCAGCCCTCGGCGAGGTCGCCGCCTGGATTCACCGCACGGGTGTTCACGCGAGCGACGACGACGAACAGGCCACGCTCTTCGCCGTCACCGGCACGAACGGCAAGACGAGCGTCGTCTACCTGCTCTACGGCATCCTGCGTCAGCTCGGCATCGGCGCCGGGCTCACGTCGACCGCGGAGCGCCGCATCGGCGACGAGGCGGTCACGAGCTCGCTCACGACCCCCGAGGCGAGTGAGCTCCACGCCCTCCTCGCTCGCATGCGCGAGGTCGGCGTGCGGGCCGTGGGCGTCGAGGTGTCGGCGCAGGCCCTGTCGCGCCACCGCGTCGACGGTCTCGTCTTCGACGTCGCCGGATTCACGAACCTCAGCCACGATCACCTCGACGACTACGCCTCGATGGACGAGTACTACCGGGCGAAGCTCGAGCTGTTCCAGCCCGATCGCGCCCACCGGGCCGTCGTCACGGTCGATTCCGACTGGGGTTCGCGTCTCGTGGCGGATTCCCGCGTCCCGGTCACGACCCTGTCGACCGAGCCGGGCATCCGCGCCGACTGGACGCTCGTCATCGACGAGGAGTCCGCGACCTCGACATCCTTCACCCTCAGCGGCCCGGACGGCCGGAGCATCGCGACGAGCGTCCCCCTCCTCGGCCGGTACATGGCCGCGAACGCGGGCCTCGCGATCGTCATGCTCGTCGAGTCGGGGGTCGACCTCGACGTCATCAGTCACGCGCTCGCTCGCGACGGCGGCATCGATGCGTACATCCCGGGTCGCGCCGAGCGCATCTCGGGCGACCGCGGCCCCCTCGTCTTCATCGACTACGGCCACAGCCCCGACGCCTTCCTGCAGACCCTCGACGCGATCCGTCGGGTGACTCCGGGCCGACTCGTCATGGTCTTCGGCGCCGACGGCGACCGCGACACGACGAAGCGCGACGACATGGGAGCGATCGCCGCGCGCGGCGCCGACGTCGTCGTCATCACCGACTTCCACCCGCGGTTCGAAGACCCGGCGCTGATCCGCCGGAGTCTCATCGAGGGTGCGCAGAGGGCTGTCCCTGATCGGGAGATCATCGAGATCGCCGACCCGCGTGAGGCTTTCCGCGCGGCGCTCGCGCTCGCGCACGAGGGCGACGCGGTACTCTACGCGGGACCGGGTCATGAGGACTACCACGAGGTCGCGGGAGTGAAGATCCCGTACTCGGCGCGCGACGATGCGCGGCAGGCGCTCCGAGAGGCAGGATGGCTCGAATGA
- a CDS encoding UDP-N-acetylmuramoyl-tripeptide--D-alanyl-D-alanine ligase encodes MIALTLDEIARAAGGVLVTRGVASPDLVIDGAVHTDSRDVRAGDVFVAKPGEFTDGHLFAPTALEQGAALLIVERELDLEVPQIVVDDAVVALGEFAREVVARVRAGGRLRIVGVTGSNGKTTTKNLLRAVLERVGPTIAPRASFNNEVGAPLTMLELTHETEFLVAEMGASGVGEIARLVRLARPDVGIVLKVGLAHAGEFGGIEQTVRAKTEMVTDLLETDVAVLNADDPRVVPMQAETAARVVWFGLGHDADVRAVDIRAHARGTDFVLELRSGERREVHFQVLGEHHVMNALATTAAALELGVGLADIVSALESVTLAERWRMQLLGGRDDITVINDAYNASPDSMSAALKTLAQIKRPGSRTIAVLGEMSELGELSGEEHDRIGLLIVRLGISQLVVVGEGARRLHITAINEGSWDGESAYVESADEAFDLVKDSIGAGDTILVKSSNSAGLRHLGDRLGEWFA; translated from the coding sequence ATGATCGCACTCACACTCGACGAGATCGCCCGTGCCGCCGGCGGCGTGCTGGTGACGCGCGGCGTCGCCTCGCCCGACCTCGTCATCGACGGGGCCGTGCACACCGATTCCCGCGATGTCCGTGCGGGCGATGTCTTCGTCGCCAAGCCGGGCGAGTTCACCGACGGTCACCTCTTCGCGCCGACCGCGCTCGAGCAGGGCGCAGCGCTCCTCATCGTCGAGCGTGAACTCGACCTCGAGGTGCCCCAGATCGTCGTCGACGACGCGGTCGTCGCCCTCGGCGAGTTCGCGCGCGAGGTCGTCGCCCGTGTCCGCGCGGGCGGTCGCCTCCGCATCGTCGGTGTGACGGGCTCGAACGGCAAGACGACGACGAAGAACCTGCTGCGTGCGGTGCTCGAGCGCGTCGGTCCGACGATCGCTCCGCGGGCCTCGTTCAACAACGAGGTCGGTGCGCCGCTCACGATGCTCGAACTGACCCACGAGACCGAGTTTCTCGTCGCCGAGATGGGTGCGAGCGGTGTCGGCGAGATCGCCCGCCTCGTGCGACTCGCGCGCCCCGACGTCGGCATCGTCCTCAAGGTCGGCCTCGCGCACGCGGGCGAGTTCGGCGGCATCGAGCAGACGGTCCGCGCCAAGACGGAGATGGTCACCGACCTCCTCGAGACCGACGTCGCCGTGCTGAACGCCGACGACCCGCGTGTCGTGCCGATGCAGGCCGAGACGGCCGCTCGCGTCGTGTGGTTCGGACTCGGCCACGACGCCGATGTGCGCGCCGTCGACATCCGCGCCCACGCCCGCGGAACCGACTTCGTGCTCGAACTCCGGAGCGGTGAGCGCCGAGAGGTGCACTTCCAGGTCCTCGGCGAGCACCACGTCATGAACGCGCTCGCGACGACGGCCGCCGCCCTCGAGCTCGGGGTCGGTCTCGCCGACATCGTGTCGGCTCTCGAGTCCGTCACGCTCGCCGAGCGCTGGCGCATGCAGCTCCTCGGCGGTCGCGACGACATCACCGTCATCAACGATGCGTACAACGCGAGCCCCGACTCGATGTCGGCGGCGCTCAAGACCCTCGCGCAGATCAAGCGACCGGGTTCCCGCACGATCGCCGTGCTCGGCGAGATGAGCGAACTCGGCGAACTCTCGGGGGAGGAGCACGATCGCATCGGACTCCTCATCGTTCGTCTCGGGATCTCCCAGCTCGTCGTCGTGGGAGAGGGCGCGCGGCGCCTGCACATCACGGCGATCAACGAAGGGTCGTGGGACGGCGAGTCCGCCTACGTCGAGTCGGCCGATGAGGCCTTCGACCTCGTGAAGGACTCGATCGGGGCAGGAGACACGATCCTCGTGAAATCATCGAACTCGGCGGGACTCCGCCATCTGGGTGACCGATTGGGAGAGTGGTTCGCGTGA
- the mraY gene encoding phospho-N-acetylmuramoyl-pentapeptide-transferase — MRALLTAGAVSLAFTLFLTPLFIRLFIHLGWGQFIRDDGPKSHHTKRGTPTMGGIVFILGALVGYFAGTLANDEPPTASGLLVVFMMVGLGIVGFVDDFLKTRKQQSLGLGGWAKVAGQVIVATVFAVLAINFPNAEGVTPASTSISFIRDLPIDFLVLGTYVGIGLFVLWICLLTVGTSNAVNVTDGLDGLAGGASILSIGAFIVIGFWQFNQSCFGDNLDADDVYRCYDVRDPLDLAIIATAIVGAVIGFLWWNTNPAKLYMGDTGSLALGGALAALAILSRTELLIILIGGLFVIETGSVIVQRAYFKITRGKRIFLMSPIHHHFELKGWAEVTIVVRFWIIGGLLVAAGVGTFYLEWLQS, encoded by the coding sequence GTGAGAGCTCTGCTCACGGCGGGTGCCGTCTCCCTCGCCTTCACCCTCTTCCTCACTCCGCTCTTCATCCGGCTGTTCATCCACCTCGGGTGGGGCCAGTTCATCCGCGACGACGGACCGAAGTCGCACCACACGAAGCGCGGCACACCGACGATGGGCGGCATCGTCTTCATCCTCGGAGCTCTCGTCGGCTACTTCGCGGGCACGCTCGCGAACGATGAGCCGCCGACGGCCTCGGGCCTGCTCGTCGTCTTCATGATGGTCGGGCTCGGCATCGTGGGCTTCGTCGACGACTTCCTGAAGACGAGGAAGCAGCAGAGCCTCGGACTCGGCGGCTGGGCGAAGGTCGCCGGGCAGGTGATCGTCGCGACGGTGTTCGCCGTGCTCGCCATCAACTTCCCGAACGCGGAGGGCGTGACCCCGGCATCGACGTCGATCTCGTTCATCCGTGATCTCCCGATCGACTTCCTGGTTCTCGGCACCTATGTCGGCATCGGTCTGTTCGTGCTCTGGATCTGCTTGCTGACGGTCGGCACGTCGAACGCCGTCAACGTGACTGACGGCCTCGACGGTCTCGCCGGTGGAGCATCGATCCTCTCGATCGGCGCCTTCATCGTCATCGGCTTCTGGCAGTTCAACCAGTCGTGCTTCGGCGACAACCTCGATGCGGACGATGTCTACCGCTGTTACGACGTGCGCGATCCGCTCGACCTCGCCATCATCGCGACGGCCATCGTGGGCGCGGTCATCGGCTTCCTCTGGTGGAACACCAACCCCGCGAAGCTCTACATGGGCGACACCGGTTCGCTCGCGCTCGGAGGCGCCCTCGCGGCCCTCGCGATCCTCAGCCGCACCGAGCTCCTCATCATCCTGATCGGCGGTCTCTTCGTCATCGAGACGGGTTCGGTCATCGTGCAGCGCGCGTACTTCAAGATCACGCGCGGTAAACGCATTTTCCTCATGAGCCCGATCCATCATCACTTCGAGTTGAAGGGGTGGGCCGAGGTCACGATCGTCGTGCGCTTCTGGATCATCGGCGGACTCCTCGTCGCCGCGGGCGTCGGCACCTTCTACCTCGAGTGGTTGCAGAGTTGA
- the murD gene encoding UDP-N-acetylmuramoyl-L-alanine--D-glutamate ligase produces MVAELTTDAARERLDTLTSWHSDWSGLRVAVLGLGVTGFSVADTLVELGADVLVLATAADDDRARILDVLGARLVVDPLDGAPADLTEFAPDLIVVSPGFRPDHPVLRWADDEGIAVWGDIELAWRVRDKVNAADWVLVTGTNGKTTTTQLTATFLAAGGLRAAPCGNIGVPVLDAVRDPQGFDVLVVELSSFQLHRIPRTGPGALHPASSVCLNIADDHLDWHGSADAYRDAKATVYENVRIACVYNRADPVTRLLVEEADVAEGARAIGFGLDVPGPSDLGIVDGILCDRAFLEDRRNSALELTTLAELSIAGLDAPHIVANILAAAALARSLGVAPETIREALATFRLDAHRIQTVLIARGIRFVDDSKATNPHAAGASLRAFGSVVWIVGGLLKGVDVDALVRDHVGRLRGAVVIGADRSALLEAFERHAPHLPLHAVESDDTGGVMREAVESALGFAEDGDTVLLAPAAASMDQFTDYGDRGRRFAEAVFDIVGGEADGTAAAHDPENPRG; encoded by the coding sequence GTGGTTGCAGAGTTGACGACGGATGCCGCGCGCGAGCGCCTCGATACGCTGACGAGCTGGCACTCCGACTGGTCGGGGCTCCGCGTCGCCGTCCTCGGACTCGGAGTGACCGGATTCTCGGTCGCCGACACCCTCGTCGAACTCGGCGCCGACGTCCTCGTGCTCGCGACCGCCGCCGACGATGACCGCGCCCGCATCCTCGACGTCCTCGGCGCTCGACTCGTCGTCGACCCGCTGGACGGCGCGCCCGCCGACCTCACCGAGTTCGCCCCCGACCTCATCGTCGTCTCGCCCGGCTTCCGGCCCGACCACCCCGTACTGCGGTGGGCCGATGACGAGGGCATCGCCGTATGGGGAGACATCGAGCTCGCCTGGCGCGTGCGCGACAAGGTCAACGCTGCCGACTGGGTGCTCGTCACGGGCACGAACGGCAAGACGACGACGACTCAGCTCACGGCGACGTTCCTCGCCGCCGGCGGGCTGCGCGCGGCCCCCTGCGGCAACATCGGCGTGCCCGTCCTCGACGCCGTGCGCGACCCGCAGGGCTTCGACGTCCTCGTCGTCGAGCTCTCGAGCTTCCAGCTGCACCGCATTCCGCGCACCGGCCCCGGAGCGCTCCACCCGGCGTCGAGCGTGTGCCTCAACATCGCCGACGACCACCTCGACTGGCACGGCAGCGCCGATGCCTACCGCGACGCGAAGGCGACGGTCTACGAGAACGTGCGCATCGCGTGCGTATACAACCGCGCGGACCCCGTGACCCGGCTGCTCGTGGAAGAGGCGGATGTCGCTGAGGGTGCCCGCGCGATCGGCTTCGGTCTCGACGTGCCGGGCCCGAGCGACCTCGGGATCGTCGACGGCATCCTGTGCGATCGAGCCTTCCTCGAGGACCGACGGAACTCCGCGCTCGAGCTGACGACCCTCGCCGAACTCTCGATCGCGGGGCTCGACGCCCCGCACATCGTCGCGAACATCCTCGCCGCCGCAGCTCTCGCGCGTTCCCTCGGCGTCGCCCCCGAGACGATCCGTGAAGCTCTTGCGACGTTCCGGCTCGATGCGCACCGCATCCAGACGGTGCTCATCGCCCGAGGCATCCGTTTCGTCGACGATTCGAAGGCGACCAACCCGCACGCGGCGGGCGCGTCCCTCCGGGCATTCGGTTCGGTCGTGTGGATCGTCGGCGGACTCCTGAAGGGCGTCGACGTCGACGCGCTTGTTCGCGACCACGTCGGTCGCCTGCGCGGCGCCGTCGTCATCGGGGCCGATCGGAGCGCGCTTCTCGAGGCGTTCGAGCGACACGCGCCGCACCTTCCTCTCCACGCCGTCGAGTCGGATGACACTGGGGGAGTCATGCGCGAAGCGGTCGAATCGGCCCTCGGTTTCGCGGAGGACGGCGACACTGTTCTGCTCGCCCCCGCCGCGGCATCGATGGACCAGTTCACCGACTACGGTGACCGGGGCCGCCGATTCGCGGAGGCCGTGTTCGACATCGTGGGAGGAGAGGCCGATGGCACTGCCGCCGCGCACGATCCCGAGAACCCGCGAGGCTGA
- the ftsW gene encoding putative lipid II flippase FtsW — MALPPRTIPRTREADAGAERTSSGEGGSGFSSVRIRLGRVFRSENPDYFLLAGTTIFLVLFGLVMVLSSSSVESYDGSRDFFSVFLRQGAFVLLGIPAMLLASRLPQKFWMAVAWPALAASCFLQLLVVATPLGIEVGGNTNWLSIAGFQFQPSEVIKLALVIWLGLMVTRKEAVLGEFKRGLLPILLVGGAAIGLVMLGGDLGTVVIMAISLLGALYLIGVKLRLLVIPVLVGIAGMLALAIASPNRVTRILAFFEDGCTDYENTCWQSTHGTFALANGGFFGVGLGNSQSKWMWLPAADNDYIFAIIGEELGLVGAVVVLVLFVLLAVSFSRILRRAQTPFGRAATAFVTIWIVAQAFVNMGVVLGVLPVLGVPLPLISSGGTALVSGLLAIGIVLSVARQSPEVSK; from the coding sequence ATGGCACTGCCGCCGCGCACGATCCCGAGAACCCGCGAGGCTGACGCGGGCGCGGAGCGGACGAGTTCGGGCGAGGGCGGTTCTGGCTTCTCGTCGGTGCGCATCCGGCTCGGCCGGGTGTTCCGCTCCGAGAACCCCGACTACTTCCTGCTCGCGGGTACGACGATCTTCCTCGTGCTCTTCGGGCTCGTCATGGTGCTCTCGTCGTCGTCGGTCGAGTCGTACGACGGCAGCCGCGACTTCTTCAGCGTCTTCCTCCGGCAGGGCGCGTTCGTGCTTCTCGGCATCCCCGCGATGCTGCTCGCGAGCCGTCTGCCGCAGAAGTTCTGGATGGCCGTCGCGTGGCCGGCCCTCGCGGCCTCGTGCTTCCTGCAGCTGCTCGTCGTCGCGACGCCCCTCGGTATCGAGGTCGGCGGCAACACGAACTGGCTCTCGATCGCGGGGTTCCAGTTCCAGCCGTCGGAGGTCATCAAGCTCGCGCTCGTGATCTGGCTCGGCCTCATGGTGACGCGGAAGGAGGCGGTGCTCGGCGAGTTCAAGCGCGGACTTCTGCCGATCCTCCTCGTCGGTGGTGCCGCGATCGGGCTCGTCATGCTCGGCGGCGACCTCGGAACGGTCGTCATCATGGCGATCTCGCTGCTCGGGGCGCTCTACCTCATCGGAGTGAAGCTCCGACTCCTCGTCATCCCCGTGCTCGTCGGAATCGCGGGCATGCTCGCCCTCGCGATCGCGAGTCCCAACCGCGTCACGCGCATCCTCGCCTTCTTCGAAGACGGCTGCACCGACTACGAGAACACGTGCTGGCAGTCGACGCACGGCACGTTCGCCCTCGCCAACGGCGGGTTCTTCGGTGTCGGCCTCGGCAATTCGCAGTCGAAGTGGATGTGGCTCCCGGCCGCCGACAACGACTACATCTTCGCGATCATCGGGGAGGAGCTCGGTCTCGTCGGCGCCGTCGTCGTGCTCGTGCTCTTCGTGCTGCTCGCCGTGTCGTTCTCCCGCATCCTGCGTCGTGCGCAGACGCCCTTCGGTCGCGCCGCGACGGCGTTCGTCACCATCTGGATCGTCGCGCAGGCCTTCGTGAACATGGGCGTCGTGCTCGGCGTCCTCCCCGTGCTCGGCGTACCGTTGCCGCTCATCTCGTCGGGAGGAACGGCTCTCGTGTCAGGCCTCCTCGCGATCGGCATCGTGCTCTCCGTCGCACGACAATCCCCTGAGGTATCGAAGTGA
- a CDS encoding UDP-N-acetylglucosamine--N-acetylmuramyl-(pentapeptide) pyrophosphoryl-undecaprenol N-acetylglucosamine transferase has product MTVHLLAGGGTAGHVNPLLAVADRIRERDASAEVLVLGTKEGLESRLVPARGYELLTIPRLPFPRRPNAQAVSFLPRFRATVRGLEKTLADRGVDVVTGFGGYVSTPAYLAARRAGLPIAIHEANARPGLANRLGARYTTAVGVAFEGTKLPHATFVGMPLRAEIERLDRAAERGAAAEYFGLEADRPVILVTGGSLGARRINATVVASAEALLAAGWQVLHIVGGRSEVSDPNLAGYRMIEYCDRMDLALAIADVALSRAGAATVSEFAALGIPAVYVPYPVGNGEQRWNARGVVEAGGGILVDDADFLPAWVSSTVLPLLADPAALRRMGERASSAGIADGTDRMLALVDRVSGERPAPGA; this is encoded by the coding sequence GTGACCGTCCACCTTCTCGCCGGCGGCGGTACCGCCGGTCACGTGAATCCGCTCCTCGCCGTCGCCGACCGTATCCGCGAACGCGACGCGAGCGCCGAGGTCCTCGTGCTCGGCACGAAGGAAGGTCTCGAGTCGCGGCTCGTGCCGGCTCGCGGCTACGAACTGCTCACCATCCCGCGCCTGCCGTTCCCGCGCCGCCCGAACGCCCAAGCGGTGTCGTTCCTTCCGCGCTTCCGCGCGACCGTCCGCGGCCTCGAGAAGACGCTCGCCGACCGCGGCGTCGACGTCGTGACCGGATTCGGCGGCTACGTCTCGACGCCCGCCTACCTCGCCGCACGACGCGCCGGCCTGCCGATCGCGATCCACGAGGCGAACGCGCGACCCGGACTCGCCAACCGGCTGGGTGCTCGCTACACGACGGCCGTCGGGGTCGCGTTCGAGGGCACGAAGCTGCCGCACGCGACGTTCGTGGGAATGCCCCTCCGTGCCGAGATCGAGCGGCTCGACCGAGCCGCCGAGCGTGGGGCCGCAGCCGAGTACTTCGGCCTCGAGGCCGATCGGCCCGTCATCCTCGTCACGGGCGGCTCGCTCGGTGCCCGGCGGATCAACGCGACCGTCGTCGCGTCGGCCGAAGCCCTCCTCGCGGCCGGATGGCAGGTGCTCCACATCGTCGGCGGGCGCTCCGAGGTGTCCGACCCGAACCTCGCGGGTTACCGCATGATCGAGTACTGCGACCGGATGGACCTGGCACTCGCGATCGCGGATGTCGCGCTGTCTCGTGCGGGCGCTGCGACCGTGAGCGAGTTCGCGGCCCTCGGCATCCCCGCCGTCTACGTCCCCTACCCCGTCGGGAACGGCGAGCAGCGCTGGAACGCGCGCGGCGTCGTCGAGGCGGGCGGCGGAATCCTCGTCGACGACGCCGACTTCCTGCCCGCGTGGGTGTCGTCGACGGTCCTGCCCCTCCTGGCGGACCCGGCAGCGCTCCGTCGGATGGGCGAGCGCGCGTCATCCGCCGGCATCGCCGATGGCACCGACCGGATGCTCGCCCTCGTCGATCGCGTGTCAGGCGAACGCCCGGCTCCGGGAGCGTAA